One window of the Pyrus communis chromosome 17, drPyrComm1.1, whole genome shotgun sequence genome contains the following:
- the LOC137723747 gene encoding pentatricopeptide repeat-containing protein At3g12770-like: MRNLFLHIHGLFPKIPFNLSPSSSFSVYASCSYSSANVHEFSSLLQQFAQKLIWVKSIHAQIIINSISNDQILGTKLVKVYSDLGSLDNARQVFDQFPQPETILCNAMVYGYLRKERYSESLELFNLMGSYHLEIDSYTCNYALKACMGLLDYRRGMEVIKRAVDKGIESDRFLGSSMIHFLVKFDKVDCAQRFFDRMPERDVVCWNSMIGGYVQSGQFSKAVDMFVEMCSCGVKPSLVTMLSLIQVCIKSGNFKLAKCVHGCIIRLGMGNEVLLRTSLVDMYNNMGDMRSSFSVFETMPIRSLISWNVMISGCIQNGLVHESFGFFHRLVTDGGRFDSGTMVSLVQGCSQTADLETGKILHCCVFRMGFDPNPILSTAIVDLYSKCGAIKLATFVFDRMKEKNVITWTAMLVGLTQNGHAEEALKLFSQMQEEGIAANLVTLVSLVHSCSHLGSLKKGRSVHAHLIRNGHEVDVVSMTALIDMYAKCGKIKYAERTFENGAFCRDVILWNSMITSYGIHGYGLQALGIYRRMKEEGYKPNETSLLSLLTACSHSGLVEEGIKLFHSMERDRGIRLTEKHYASFVDLLCRAGRLEEAEALIKQIPFEPGSSVLEALLNGCQAHKNIDIGIKTADRLLCIDSMNPSIYVVISNIYAQARRWDAVNYIRSLMRTRGLRKIPGYSLIEVGNQVHTFFAGDNSHPNWAEIYQHLEDIRAAVEASGYVPDTSCVLRDVDEPMKVRLLWGHSERLAIAFGLLNTPAGSLIRITKNLRVCVDCHNVTKYISKIVRRELIVRDANRFHHFVDGKCSCNDYW, from the coding sequence atgcgTAATCTGTTCCTCCATATCCACGGATTATTTCCCAAAATACCCTTCAATCTCAGCCCCTCGTCTTCCTTCTCAGTCTACGCTTCTTGTTCTTATTCTTCTGCAAATGTTCACGAGTTCTCGTCACTCTTACAACAATTTGCACAAAAGCTTATCTGGGTCAAATCCATTCATGCCCAGATCATCATTAATTCTATATCTAATGACCAAATTCTGGGTACAAAACTCGTTAAAGTGTACTCGGATTTGGGAAGTTTGGATAATGCCCGCCAAGTGTTCGATCAATTTCCTCAACCAGAAACCATTCTATGCAATGCCATGGTTTATGGGTATTTGAGAAAAGAGAGGTACAGTGAGAGCCTTGAGTTGTTTAATTTGATGGGTTCTTATCATTTGGAGATTGATAGTTACACGTGTAATTATGCGCTGAAGGCATGCATGGGCTTATTGGATTACAGAAGGGGGATGGAAGTTATTAAGAGAGCTGTGGATAAAGGAATTGAAAGTGATCGATTTTTGGGGAGTTCGATGATTCATTTCTTGGTGAAGTTTGATAAGGTTGATTGTGCGCAAAGGTTTTTCGATAGGATGCCAGAAAGAGATGTTGTTTGTTGGAATTCCATGATTGGTGGCTATGTGCAATCTGGTCAGTTTAGTAAGGCAGTTGATATGTTTGTAGAAATGTGTAGTTGTGGGGTTAAGCCGAGTCTGGTTACTATGCTAAGCTTGATTCAAGTTTGCATTAAAagtgggaatttcaagcttgcaAAATGTGTTCATGGATGCATAATTAGACTAGGAATGGGTAATGAGGTTTTACTACGTACCTCGCTAGTGGATATGTATAATAATATGGGTGACATGCGAAGttccttttctgtttttgagacCATGCCCATCAGAAGTTTGATTTCGTGGAATGTCATGATATCGGGGTGCATTCAAAATGGTCTGGTACACGAGTCTTTTGGTTTCTTCCACAGATTGGTCACAGATGGTGGTAGGTTTGATTCGGGAACCATGGTGAGTCTTGTTCAGGGATGTTCTCAAACAGCTGATTTGGAAACTGGGAAAATCCTACATTGTTGTGTTTTTAGAATGGGTTTTGATCCAAATCCTATTTTGTCTACTGCCATTGTTGATTTGTACTCTAAATGTGGTGCAATAAAGCTAGCAACATTTGTCTTTGATAGAATGAAAGAGAAGAACGTGATTACATGGACGGCCATGCTGGTAGGATTGACGCAAAATGGGCATGCAGAAGAAGCCTTGAAACTGTTTAGTCAGATGCAAGAAGAGGGAATTGCTGCTAATTTGGTAACTCTTGTTAGTTTAGTCCATTCCTGTTCACATTTGGGCTCTCTGAAGAAAGGCAGGAGTGTTCATGCTCATTTGATCCGGAATGGGCATGAAGTTGATGTAGTTTCCATGACAGCCTTGATTGATATGTATGCAAAGTGTGGAAAAATAAAGTATGCTGAGAGAACATTTGAAAATGGCGCCTTTTGTAGAGATGTTATCCTATGGAATTCTATGATAACTAGCTACGGTATTCACGGATATGGACTGCAAGCTCTTGGTATCTATAGAAGAATGAAGGAGGAGGGGTATAAGCCAAATGAAACctcccttctttctcttctaACTGCTTGTAGTCACTCCGGACTTGTGGAAGAGGGTATCAAACTATTCCACAGCATGGAGAGAGATCGTGGCATTAGGCTGACTGAAAAACACTACGCTAGTTTTGTGGATCTTTTATGCCGAGCAGGCAGACTTGAAGAAGCTGAGGCATTGATTAAGCAAATACCTTTTGAACCAGGAAGTTCGGTTCTTGAAGCATTGCTTAATGGATGTCAGGCTCACAAGAACATTGATATCGGCATAAAGACAGCTGACAGATTGCTTTGTATAGATTCCATGAATCCTTCAATTTATGTTGTGATATCAAACATTTATGCTCAAGCACGGAGATGGGATGCTGTAAATTATATCCGGAGCCTCATGAGGACAAGGGGACTCAGAAAAATACCGGGTTATAGCTTGATTGAAGTCGGAAACCAGGTTCATACATTTTTCGCCGGAGACAACTCCCATCCGAATTGGGCAGAGATATATCAGCATTTAGAGGATATAAGAGCAGCAGTGGAGGCTTCTGGTTATGTCCCGGATACAAGTTGTGTTCTTCGTGACGTGGATGAGCCGATGAAGGTCAGGTTGCTATGGGGACATAGTGAGAGATTAGCCATTGCATTCGGACTTTTAAACACGCCGGCAGGAAGCTTGATTAGGATCACCAAGAATCTGCGTGTGTGTGTTGACTGTCACAATGTGACTAAATATATATCCAAGATAGTGAGGAGGGAACTTATTGTGAGAGATGCCAATCGTTTCCATCACTTTGTCGATGGGAAATGTTCTTGCAATGATTACTGGTGA